A single window of Watersipora subatra chromosome 9, tzWatSuba1.1, whole genome shotgun sequence DNA harbors:
- the LOC137404338 gene encoding uncharacterized protein, which translates to MSPYGKLVKVYSQDNLNYTYYRWNCETDSPPRAYLAQDIEQTVNINGFQNYDSPTSPYQVCPSPYPPTLQGVQDTTAQSDIDENNHNSGASNITARNMDGSQLLQTSTLSSPKQEHETPDSLVIMETPLYQQSRLSASVPATVQNHNFGETPLSVKSPSHSPLEAQYSNRMADSRRSLFFPKLTTTQSVPSSASEGSSATTSSQHVSWLSNTPATPVTNRHQKKPFHLAGRSHRFSLSFLKVKNSESNSWRTPPSAVDRQVATSEEITGSTQSEVAVTASQRTPLVRAVRKSRWSMPATRRKCLYLPGKDDTPEKSGSLQFGDSAWISSYRNKYMSSKVPFIDSHCHLDFLFTRRRHKGSLHTYLYSTDDITSRTVPSNFAGCLAVFCDPFNWKFERRWKALLSEYNVWGSFGVHPKFAEQWNEETEASLRKALQHPKVRALGEIGLDYSKGLSSFKEKQQEAFRAQLYLALELQLPLVIHCRDAEEDCWAIMTEILPIDYKIHRHCFTNTWEWARRWCLRFVSLKLGLTPLVTFDSARQVRRVAQMIPLDRLLLETDAPYFVPDGVPKVDVPYTHPAMAITVAAEVALLKTIPVDTVLKAARVNTAFIYSI; encoded by the exons ATg AGTCCATATGGTAAACTGGTTAAAGTTTACAGTCAGGACAATCTTAATTATACGTACTACAGGTGGAACTGTGAGACCGACTCACCTCCCCGAGCCTACCTG GCACAAGATATAGAGCAAACAGTGAATATCAATGGCTTTCAAAACTATGACAGCCCAACATCACCATATCAAGTTTGTCCCTCACCTTACCCTCCTACCTTACAAGGAGTCCAGGACACAACAGCACAGTCCGACATTg ATGAAAACAATCATAACAGTGGGGCATCTAATATCACAGCTAGAAATATGGATGGATCTCAGCTGCTGCAAACTTCTACATTGTCGTCACCAAAACAGGAGCATGAAACACCAGATAGTCTAGTAATCATGGAGACCCCTCTTTATCAGCAAAGCCGATTAAGTGCTTCAGTACCAGCAACTGTACAAAACCACAATTTTGGAGAGACACCACTGTCAGTCAAGTCTCCCTCACACAGTCCACTAGAGGCTCAGTATAGCAACAGAATGGCTGACTCTAGGCGTAGCTTGTTCTTCCCAAAGCTTACCACAACTCAGTCAGTGCCCTCATCTGCATCTGAG GGGTCTTCCGCTACTACATCCTCACAGCATGTTTCTTGGCTCAGTAACACACCTGCTACGCCTGTCACCAATCGCCATCAGAAGAAGCCTTTTCACTTGG ctggACGGTCCCATCGATTTAGTCTCAGCTTTTTAAAGGTGAAAAACTCAGAGAGCAACTCATGGAGGACCCCGCCTTCTGCGGTGGATAGACAGGTTGCAACTTCAGAAGAAATTACTGGGAGTACGCAGTCTGAAGTCGCTGTAACAGCCTCCCAGAGAACACCTTTGGTGAGAGCTGTTCGCAAAAG tcgATGGAGCATGCCAGCTACTAGGAGAAAATGTCTCTACCTTCCTGGCAAAGATGATACTCCGGAGAAATCCGGCTCATTGCAGTTCGGAGACAG TGCATGGATATCCTCCTATAGAAACAAGTACATGTCAAGCAAAGTGCCATTCATTGATAGTCACTGTCACCTTGACTTCCTGTTCACAAGAAGGCGACACAAAGGCTCTCTACACACTTACCTTTACTCTACGGATGATATCACTAGTCGGACAGTCCCTAGTAACTTTGCTGGCTGTCTCGCTGTCTTCTGTGATCCCTTCAACTGGAAGTTTG AGCGAAGATGGAAGGCCCTTCTGAGTGAATACAATGTTTGGGGGTCGTTTGGTGTACATCCCAAGTTCGCTGAACAATGGAATGAAGAAACTGAGGCTAGTCTCCGGAAAGCTCTTCAACACCCAAAGGTCAGGGCTCTGGGAGAAATTGGTCTCGACTATTCTAAGGG TCTTTCTAGTTTCAAAGAAAAGCAACAGGAAGCTTTCAGGGCTCAGCTGTATCTTGCCCTAGAGCTGCAGCTGCCCTTAGTCATTCACTGCAGAGATGCTGAGGAAGACTGCTGGGCTATCATGACAGAAATACTCCCTATTGACTACAAGATCCACAGACACTGCTTTACAAATACCTGGGAGTGGGCCAGGAGGTGGTGCCTTAGATTTGTTTCACTCAAGCTTGGGCTGACACCCCTTGTGACTTTTGACTCCGCCAGGCAGGTCCGACGTGTCGCACAAATGATTCCGCTCGACCGTCTGTTGTTGGAGACAGATGCTCCGTACTTTGTACCTGACGGG GTGCCGAAGGTTGATGTTCCTTATACCCATCCTGCCATGGCAATCACTGTAGCTGCTGAAGTCGCGCTGCTCAAAACTATTCCCGTTGATACTGTGTTAAAAGCAGCACGAGTTAACACAGCGTTCATCTACTCCATATAA